A window of Proteus columbae contains these coding sequences:
- the pykF gene encoding pyruvate kinase PykF, translated as MKKTKIVCTIGPKTESEEKLNQLLDAGMNVMRLNFSHGDYEEHGNRIKNLRNVCAKTGKKAAILLDTKGPEIRTIKLEGGNDVTLVAGQTFTFTTDKTVVGNKDRVAVTYEGFAKDLTVGNTVLVDDGLIGMKVTAVTDTEVVCEVLNNGDLGENKGVNLPGVSIGLPALAEKDKQDLIFGCEQGVDFVAASFIRKRSDVEEMRAHLNAHGGENIMIISKIENQEGLNNFDEILEASDGIMVARGDLGVEIPVEEVIFAQKMMIEKCNAARKVVITATQMLDSMIKNPRPTRAEAGDVANAILDGTDAVMLSGESAKGKYPVEAVTIMATICERTDRIMQSRLDYKQTAAKLRVTEAVCRGAVEMAENLDAPLIVVATFGGKSARSIRKYFPTAPILALTNNEETARQLLLVKGVTTQLVNEISSTDDFYRIGKEAALASGLAHSGDRVVMVTGALVDSGTTNTSSVHVL; from the coding sequence ATGAAAAAGACAAAAATTGTTTGCACCATCGGGCCAAAAACCGAATCTGAAGAAAAACTGAATCAATTACTAGACGCAGGCATGAACGTTATGCGTCTAAACTTCTCTCACGGTGACTATGAAGAGCATGGCAACCGTATCAAAAACCTGCGTAACGTTTGCGCTAAAACAGGCAAAAAAGCCGCTATCTTATTAGATACTAAAGGCCCAGAAATCCGTACCATCAAATTAGAAGGTGGTAATGATGTTACTTTAGTTGCAGGTCAAACTTTCACTTTCACCACAGACAAAACTGTTGTGGGTAACAAAGACCGCGTTGCTGTAACTTACGAAGGTTTCGCTAAAGACTTAACTGTTGGTAACACTGTTTTAGTTGATGATGGTCTTATCGGCATGAAAGTAACGGCTGTAACTGATACAGAAGTTGTTTGTGAAGTTTTAAACAACGGTGACTTAGGTGAAAACAAAGGTGTTAACTTACCTGGCGTTTCTATCGGTTTACCTGCATTAGCTGAAAAAGATAAACAAGATCTTATCTTTGGTTGCGAGCAAGGCGTTGATTTCGTTGCTGCATCATTTATTCGTAAACGTTCTGACGTTGAAGAAATGCGTGCTCACTTAAATGCACACGGTGGCGAAAACATTATGATCATCTCAAAAATTGAAAACCAAGAAGGTTTAAACAATTTTGATGAGATCTTAGAAGCCTCTGACGGCATCATGGTTGCTCGTGGTGACTTAGGTGTTGAAATCCCAGTTGAAGAAGTTATCTTTGCACAAAAAATGATGATCGAAAAATGTAACGCTGCGCGTAAAGTGGTTATCACTGCAACGCAAATGTTAGATTCAATGATCAAAAACCCACGCCCTACTCGTGCTGAAGCGGGTGACGTTGCGAATGCTATCTTAGATGGTACTGATGCTGTTATGTTGTCAGGTGAAAGTGCTAAAGGTAAATACCCAGTAGAAGCTGTGACTATCATGGCAACTATCTGTGAGCGTACAGACCGTATCATGCAATCTCGCCTTGATTACAAACAAACAGCTGCGAAATTACGCGTAACTGAAGCAGTTTGTCGCGGTGCGGTAGAAATGGCTGAAAACTTAGATGCACCTCTGATTGTTGTTGCAACTTTCGGTGGTAAATCAGCTCGTTCTATCCGTAAATACTTCCCAACTGCACCAATCTTAGCATTAACAAACAACGAAGAAACAGCTCGTCAGTTACTGTTAGTTAAAGGTGTAACAACACAATTAGTTAACGAAATCTCTTCTACTGATGACTTCTACCGTATTGGTAAAGAAGCGGCATTAGCAAGTGGTTTAGCTCATTCAGGTGACCGTGTTGTTATGGTAACTGGCGCATTAGTTGATAGCGGTACAACAAATACTTCATCTGTTCACGTTCTGTAA
- a CDS encoding glutamate decarboxylase, with amino-acid sequence MKNKSSNYNDLDDVYASLDLSQSLPKTKIPQKENNPRNVFDAVRDELMLDGNSRQNLATFCQTWVDDEIRDLMDLSIDKNMIDKDEYPQTAEIENRCVHMLADLWCSPDALNTLGCSTIGSSEAAMLGGLALKWQWRKKRIAQGKPTDKPNLICGPVQICWHKFARYFDVELREIPLEGDRLMMSPEEVIKRVDENTIGVVPTLGVTFTCTYEPVKAVHDALDKLQKETGLDIPIHVDGASGGFLAPFCAPDIEWDFRLPRVKSINASGHKFGLAPLGAGWVIWREAKDLPEELIFNVNYLGGNMPTFALNFSRPGGQIIAQYYNFLRLGREGYAKIHNACYSTAQYLAREIEKLGPFEMIFSGDCKEGIPALAWKLKKGAKVTYSLYDVADKLRSRGWQVPAYSMPANREDLVIQRILVRHGVSLDLASLLVDDFKRTLEYFDKHPVCNPLSAEDGRGFNHS; translated from the coding sequence ATGAAAAACAAATCATCAAATTATAATGACCTAGATGATGTATATGCATCTCTCGATCTCTCTCAATCCTTACCTAAAACAAAAATTCCACAGAAAGAAAATAATCCACGTAACGTTTTTGATGCTGTTCGTGATGAATTAATGTTAGATGGAAACTCAAGACAAAATTTAGCGACATTTTGTCAAACTTGGGTTGATGATGAAATACGCGATTTAATGGATCTTTCTATCGATAAGAACATGATAGATAAAGATGAATATCCGCAAACAGCTGAAATTGAAAATCGTTGTGTTCATATGTTGGCTGATTTGTGGTGTTCGCCTGATGCATTAAATACATTAGGTTGTTCTACTATCGGTTCATCCGAAGCCGCAATGTTAGGCGGGTTAGCATTAAAATGGCAATGGCGTAAAAAACGTATTGCACAGGGAAAACCGACTGATAAACCGAACTTGATTTGTGGTCCTGTTCAAATTTGTTGGCATAAATTCGCTCGTTATTTTGATGTGGAATTAAGAGAGATCCCTTTAGAAGGTGATCGTTTAATGATGAGCCCAGAAGAAGTCATTAAGCGTGTGGATGAAAATACCATTGGGGTAGTTCCAACATTAGGCGTTACTTTTACCTGTACCTATGAGCCTGTTAAAGCGGTTCATGACGCATTAGATAAACTTCAAAAAGAAACGGGATTAGATATTCCAATTCACGTTGATGGTGCAAGTGGGGGCTTTTTAGCACCATTTTGCGCACCTGATATTGAATGGGATTTCCGTTTACCACGAGTAAAATCTATTAATGCCTCGGGGCATAAATTTGGTTTAGCACCATTAGGTGCGGGTTGGGTTATTTGGCGTGAAGCAAAAGATCTTCCTGAAGAGCTTATTTTTAATGTGAACTATTTAGGCGGCAATATGCCTACTTTTGCGCTGAATTTCTCACGTCCTGGTGGTCAAATTATCGCTCAATATTATAACTTCTTACGCTTAGGCCGAGAAGGATATGCAAAAATTCATAATGCTTGCTACTCAACAGCACAATATTTAGCAAGGGAAATTGAAAAGTTAGGCCCTTTTGAAATGATATTTAGTGGTGACTGTAAAGAAGGTATCCCCGCATTAGCATGGAAACTAAAAAAAGGGGCTAAAGTCACTTACTCTTTATACGATGTTGCAGATAAATTACGTAGTCGTGGTTGGCAGGTTCCCGCTTACTCTATGCCAGCCAATCGGGAGGATTTAGTGATCCAGCGTATTTTAGTTCGCCATGGTGTAAGTCTAGATCTTGCTTCATTACTAGTGGATGATTTCAAACGTACGCTAGAGTATTTTGATAAGCATCCTGTCTGCAATCCTCTATCAGCAGAAGATGGTAGAGGTTTTAACCATAGCTAA
- a CDS encoding riboflavin synthase subunit alpha: MFTGIVQGKGRVIAIEDKGDFRTHIIELPSELVGNLETGASVANNGCCLTVTKIEGTHISFDLVKETLRLTNLGELKVGSEVNIERAAKYGDEIGGHVMSGHIVTTAEVAKIITSENNLQIWFRIFDKALMKYILHKGFIGIDGISLTVGDVVNNRFCVHLIPETRDRTTLGRKRLGDKVNIELDPQTQAIVDTVERVMAQQAQQQALFATQQIENKEQASHN; the protein is encoded by the coding sequence ATGTTTACAGGTATTGTTCAGGGAAAAGGGCGGGTTATTGCTATCGAAGATAAAGGCGATTTTCGTACCCATATCATTGAATTACCCAGCGAGTTAGTCGGCAATTTAGAAACAGGTGCTTCTGTTGCAAATAATGGTTGCTGTTTAACGGTCACTAAAATTGAAGGTACACATATTAGCTTTGATTTGGTGAAAGAGACATTACGTTTAACTAACCTTGGTGAATTAAAAGTCGGCTCCGAAGTAAATATTGAACGTGCGGCTAAGTATGGTGATGAAATTGGCGGGCATGTGATGTCTGGTCATATTGTAACAACTGCCGAAGTTGCCAAAATCATTACCTCAGAAAATAATCTACAAATATGGTTTCGTATCTTTGATAAAGCATTAATGAAGTATATTTTACACAAAGGTTTTATTGGTATTGATGGAATAAGCTTAACTGTGGGCGATGTGGTGAATAACCGTTTTTGTGTCCATTTAATTCCAGAAACTCGAGATAGAACAACATTAGGTCGTAAGCGCCTTGGTGATAAAGTCAATATTGAGCTTGATCCTCAAACTCAAGCGATTGTCGATACAGTAGAGCGCGTTATGGCACAACAAGCACAGCAACAAGCTTTATTTGCAACACAACAAATTGAAAATAAAGAACAAGCTTCACACAATTAA
- a CDS encoding MATE family efflux transporter, which yields MQKYIREARSLLALGIPVIIAQFSQTAMGVVDTVMAGAVNATEMSAVAVGTSIWLPTILLGQGILMALTPIVAQLNGSGQRKHIANRTQQGFWLATFLSIMVIAILYNSRFIIEAQHDIEPELAEKAIGFIHAIMWGAPGCLYYQVLRSQCEGLSKTKPGMIIGFIGLLINIPVNYAFIYGKFGAPQLGGIGCGVATASVFWAMFLMMRYYVRRAPTQRDVMPKKRLVSPDFHTIKRITFLGLPVGLALFFEVTLFAVVALLVSPLGVTAVASHQIALNFSSLMFMFPLSLGIAATIRVGHNLGQRSTEQARTSAITALAVGLMLASCTAIFSIIFREKIALMYNDDIEVVTLASHLMLFAALYQLSDSVQVIGSGVLRGYKDTRSIFFITFIAYWVIGLPSGYILGRTNYVVEAMGPAGFWIGFILGLTASAIMMGSRIWWIQRQSDEVVLLRSER from the coding sequence GTGCAGAAGTACATAAGAGAAGCGCGTAGCTTACTTGCTCTCGGTATCCCCGTTATCATCGCGCAATTTTCCCAGACAGCAATGGGTGTAGTTGATACTGTCATGGCGGGTGCTGTAAATGCCACAGAAATGTCGGCAGTGGCAGTAGGTACGTCTATTTGGTTACCAACGATTTTGTTAGGCCAAGGCATATTAATGGCATTAACCCCAATCGTTGCACAATTAAATGGTTCAGGACAACGAAAACACATTGCTAATCGTACACAGCAAGGTTTTTGGCTCGCCACTTTCTTATCAATCATGGTAATTGCTATTCTTTATAACAGCCGTTTTATTATTGAAGCGCAACATGATATCGAACCGGAATTAGCCGAAAAGGCCATTGGATTTATTCACGCCATTATGTGGGGTGCGCCAGGTTGCCTTTACTATCAGGTACTAAGAAGCCAATGTGAGGGATTATCTAAAACAAAACCCGGCATGATAATTGGTTTTATTGGCTTATTAATTAATATCCCTGTTAACTATGCGTTTATTTACGGTAAATTTGGCGCACCACAATTAGGGGGTATTGGTTGCGGTGTTGCAACGGCCTCTGTTTTCTGGGCTATGTTCTTAATGATGCGTTATTACGTGCGTCGTGCACCGACACAACGTGATGTTATGCCAAAGAAACGTTTAGTAAGTCCTGATTTCCACACAATAAAACGTATTACATTTTTAGGATTACCCGTTGGTTTAGCCTTATTCTTTGAAGTAACACTCTTTGCTGTTGTTGCATTATTAGTTTCACCTTTAGGCGTTACTGCGGTTGCTAGTCATCAAATAGCACTTAACTTTAGTTCCCTGATGTTTATGTTCCCTCTGTCATTGGGAATAGCGGCAACAATCCGTGTTGGTCATAACTTAGGACAACGCTCCACAGAACAAGCCCGCACTTCAGCCATTACAGCACTTGCTGTTGGGCTAATGTTGGCAAGTTGTACTGCGATTTTCTCTATCATCTTTAGAGAAAAAATCGCATTAATGTATAACGATGATATTGAAGTGGTGACATTAGCATCTCATCTTATGTTATTCGCTGCGCTTTATCAGTTATCAGATTCTGTGCAAGTTATTGGTTCAGGTGTATTACGAGGTTATAAAGATACCCGCTCTATCTTCTTTATTACCTTTATTGCCTACTGGGTAATCGGATTGCCTTCTGGTTATATCTTAGGGCGTACTAATTACGTTGTTGAAGCGATGGGACCTGCTGGTTTCTGGATTGGCTTTATTCTAGGTTTAACTGCCTCAGCAATTATGATGGGTTCCCGTATTTGGTGGATCCAACGCCAATCTGATGAAGTGGTGTTATTACGCTCTGAGCGTTAA
- the gadC gene encoding glutamate:gamma-aminobutyrate antiporter — MTTSSTNSAPKQLTLVGFFAITASMVMAVYEYPTFATSGFSLVFFLLLGGLLWFIPVALCAAEMATVEGWQEGGIFAWVSNTLGERWGFAAISFGYLQIAIGFIPMLYFVLGALSYILNWPELNTDPVIKTVAALIILWVLAFTQFGGTKYTASIAKLGFFAGILLPALILIILAVSYLMSGAPLAIEISAKTFFPDFTQIGTLVVFVAFILSYMGVEASATHVNEMKNPGRDYPIAMFLLMIVAICLSSIGGLSVAAVIPNNEINLSAGVVQTFSVLVSHFSSTLDWTVRIIATLLLLGVLAEIASWIVGPSRGMYVAAEKGILPKALAKVNKNGVPVALVISQLLITSIAIIILTNTGGGGNMSFLIALALTVVIYLCSYFMLFLGYMQLTCKQVDKKRAFSIPGGKNVKLIVAMAGLLLSIIAFVVSFFPPSSLPNASSDKTYVTLLIVGFFVIFALPFIVYACRSKQGKTLSNVSLVHIKSHNAPAGHFFIHPRARATHYLLLENKEETNKNNV, encoded by the coding sequence ATGACTACATCATCAACAAATTCAGCACCAAAACAACTTACATTAGTTGGTTTTTTTGCTATTACCGCTTCGATGGTTATGGCGGTATATGAATATCCGACTTTTGCCACATCTGGTTTTAGCCTTGTTTTCTTCTTACTTTTAGGTGGATTGCTGTGGTTTATTCCTGTTGCGTTATGTGCAGCTGAAATGGCTACCGTAGAAGGCTGGCAAGAAGGGGGAATATTTGCTTGGGTATCGAATACATTAGGAGAACGCTGGGGGTTTGCCGCCATCTCTTTTGGTTATCTACAAATTGCTATTGGTTTTATTCCTATGCTTTACTTCGTCTTAGGCGCGCTTTCTTATATTCTCAATTGGCCTGAATTAAATACCGATCCAGTAATTAAAACAGTCGCAGCTTTAATTATTCTTTGGGTATTAGCATTTACGCAATTTGGCGGTACAAAATATACGGCATCTATTGCCAAACTTGGTTTTTTTGCAGGTATTTTATTACCTGCTTTAATTTTAATTATTTTAGCTGTTAGCTATTTAATGAGTGGAGCACCATTAGCGATTGAAATAAGCGCAAAAACCTTTTTCCCTGATTTTACCCAAATTGGAACATTAGTGGTTTTTGTTGCATTCATTTTAAGTTATATGGGCGTAGAAGCTTCAGCAACTCATGTTAATGAGATGAAAAATCCTGGACGAGATTACCCCATCGCCATGTTTTTACTCATGATAGTGGCAATTTGTTTAAGCTCTATTGGGGGATTATCTGTTGCAGCAGTGATACCTAATAATGAAATTAATTTATCAGCAGGCGTGGTACAAACGTTCAGTGTTTTAGTCTCCCATTTCAGTAGTACACTTGATTGGACGGTTAGGATTATTGCTACGTTATTATTGCTAGGAGTTTTAGCTGAGATAGCTTCTTGGATTGTAGGGCCTTCTCGTGGCATGTATGTTGCCGCTGAAAAAGGAATTTTACCGAAAGCGTTGGCGAAGGTGAATAAAAACGGAGTACCTGTTGCTTTAGTGATTTCTCAATTATTGATAACAAGTATTGCGATCATTATTCTGACTAACACTGGTGGTGGCGGTAATATGTCATTCTTGATTGCTTTAGCCTTAACGGTCGTTATTTATCTTTGTAGTTATTTCATGCTTTTCTTAGGGTATATGCAACTTACTTGTAAGCAAGTAGATAAAAAACGGGCATTTAGTATTCCTGGTGGTAAAAACGTTAAACTTATTGTTGCAATGGCTGGTTTATTACTCTCTATTATTGCGTTTGTGGTTTCTTTTTTCCCACCAAGCTCTTTGCCAAACGCAAGTAGTGATAAAACGTATGTGACCTTACTGATAGTCGGCTTCTTTGTTATCTTTGCTTTACCCTTTATTGTTTACGCGTGTCGTTCTAAACAAGGTAAAACACTCAGCAACGTGTCTTTAGTTCACATTAAAAGCCATAATGCGCCAGCAGGGCACTTTTTTATTCATCCTCGTGCTCGTGCAACACATTATCTGTTATTAGAAAATAAAGAAGAGACAAATAAGAATAACGTGTAA
- a CDS encoding linear amide C-N hydrolase, translating to MPENNIDSRVFACTTLAIKDKKNRIYHGRTMEFSVDKPASIFAYYPKEHTFQQKAPDGTLGLKYTVKYPFMAIVAPINLEGTKDVLEGVNSQGLSFSLNMLPDSNLDDISPQDYATSVPIAAIGEWALAQYKTVEELKLAIPKTVFWSQKLLLLRNLPSPFHYAFYDKTGACIVIEVSDGKLHIYDNPTYCMTNGPLFPWHLTNLNNYTHLSNVNISTSTLGNMKIKQPDSGIALASLPNSDTSVDRFIRAVYYTTYYHKVSDPDTQLVELAHIMNRFDRPKNATIDPLLGHDTLKALHTSEFSVWTTLTDLERGILFFRGYNDLNFQKFTLESFRNEVEPIFIKVNLGGAL from the coding sequence ATGCCAGAAAATAACATTGATAGTAGAGTATTCGCTTGCACTACCCTCGCGATTAAAGATAAGAAAAATCGTATTTATCATGGTAGAACAATGGAATTTTCAGTAGACAAGCCTGCTTCAATATTTGCATATTATCCTAAAGAACATACTTTCCAGCAAAAGGCCCCTGATGGCACCCTTGGATTAAAATATACTGTCAAATATCCTTTTATGGCGATCGTTGCGCCAATCAATTTAGAAGGCACAAAAGACGTACTTGAAGGTGTTAATTCTCAGGGACTCTCTTTTAGCTTAAATATGTTACCCGATTCAAATCTCGATGATATTAGCCCACAAGATTACGCAACTTCAGTGCCTATCGCGGCAATTGGTGAATGGGCGTTAGCACAATATAAAACCGTTGAAGAATTAAAACTCGCGATCCCTAAAACGGTATTTTGGTCACAAAAACTACTCCTTTTACGTAACTTACCCAGCCCTTTCCATTATGCATTTTATGACAAAACAGGAGCTTGTATTGTTATTGAAGTTTCTGATGGAAAATTACATATTTATGATAATCCTACTTATTGCATGACCAATGGTCCGTTATTTCCATGGCATTTAACCAATTTAAATAATTACACCCATCTTTCGAATGTTAATATTTCCACCAGCACATTAGGAAATATGAAAATAAAACAACCTGACAGTGGAATTGCTTTAGCCTCGTTGCCCAATTCTGACACTTCTGTAGATAGATTTATTCGTGCTGTTTACTACACAACCTACTATCACAAGGTGTCTGATCCGGATACACAGTTAGTTGAATTAGCACATATCATGAATAGATTCGATCGACCTAAAAACGCCACTATTGATCCCCTATTAGGTCACGATACGTTAAAAGCACTTCATACTAGTGAATTTTCAGTATGGACAACACTAACGGATTTAGAACGCGGAATACTCTTCTTTAGGGGATACAACGATCTCAACTTCCAAAAATTTACACTTGAATCGTTTAGAAATGAAGTAGAACCCATTTTCATAAAAGTAAATTTAGGTGGTGCTTTATAG
- the cfa gene encoding cyclopropane fatty acyl phospholipid synthase, with the protein MSTSCVEEGRKTSNDPYEKIVIELLAHTDIRINGSEPYDIQVHNQNFYKRVLQQGSLGLGESYMDGWWDCERLDIFFHKVLRAGLENKLPQNLRDIFKIATARLFNLQTQKRAWMVGKEHYDLGNDLFTAMLDPNMQYSCGYWKNADNLAQAQEHKLDLICRKLDLKPGMTLLDIGCGWGGLAGYAAKYFGVSVTGVTISVEQQKLAQARCQGLDVNIILEDYRDLHEKFDRIVSVGMFEHVGPKNYATYFDVVRHNLKEDGLFLLHTIGSNRDKVNVDSWISKYIFPNGCLPSIQKIAHAMDNKFVMEDWHNFGADYDKTLMAWYQRFLACWPNIESNYTPRFKRMFSYYLNACAGAFRARDIQLWQIVLSPKGHIGGLQIPR; encoded by the coding sequence GAAGGCCGAAAGACCTCCAACGATCCTTATGAAAAGATCGTAATAGAACTGTTAGCTCACACAGATATTCGAATTAATGGTTCAGAACCTTATGATATTCAGGTTCATAATCAGAATTTTTATAAAAGAGTATTACAGCAAGGCTCATTAGGTCTCGGCGAAAGTTATATGGATGGTTGGTGGGATTGTGAGCGGCTGGATATATTCTTTCATAAAGTCTTACGTGCTGGTCTTGAAAATAAGCTCCCACAAAATCTACGTGATATTTTCAAGATTGCGACAGCCCGCCTTTTTAATCTGCAAACACAAAAACGCGCATGGATGGTAGGTAAAGAGCATTACGATCTTGGTAATGATCTATTTACCGCCATGCTTGATCCTAATATGCAATATTCCTGTGGTTACTGGAAAAATGCAGATAATTTAGCCCAAGCCCAAGAGCATAAATTAGATTTAATTTGCCGAAAATTAGATTTAAAGCCAGGTATGACCTTATTGGATATTGGCTGTGGCTGGGGTGGACTAGCAGGCTACGCAGCCAAATACTTTGGCGTATCTGTTACGGGTGTCACCATTTCTGTTGAGCAACAAAAACTAGCACAAGCTCGATGCCAAGGACTTGATGTTAATATTATTTTAGAAGACTATCGTGATTTACATGAAAAATTTGATCGCATAGTTTCAGTGGGGATGTTCGAACACGTTGGGCCTAAAAATTATGCAACTTATTTTGATGTAGTTCGTCATAATTTAAAAGAAGATGGTCTGTTTTTATTGCACACCATTGGTTCTAACCGCGATAAAGTGAATGTAGATAGCTGGATAAGCAAATATATCTTTCCTAATGGGTGTTTACCGTCTATTCAAAAAATTGCTCATGCAATGGACAATAAATTTGTGATGGAAGATTGGCATAACTTTGGCGCTGATTACGATAAAACATTAATGGCATGGTATCAGCGTTTTTTAGCGTGTTGGCCGAATATTGAATCTAACTACACACCGCGTTTTAAACGTATGTTTAGCTATTATCTTAATGCCTGTGCTGGCGCATTTCGTGCCAGAGATATTCAGTTATGGCAAATAGTACTAAGCCCTAAAGGCCATATTGGCGGTTTACAGATCCCTCGTTAA